In a genomic window of Pseudoxanthomonas sp. Root65:
- the tmk gene encoding dTMP kinase, producing the protein MSEALLSQPRLITLEGGEGAGKTSAIAAIRDRLLAAGHEVVLTREPGGTPLAERIRELLLGAQDEPLAAESELLLMFASRAQHVREVVRPALRRGAFVISDRFTDSSYAYQGAGRGLDPEWIAALERRAVGLKPGLTLLLDLDVREGRARTAGRDLWPDRIESEQDDFFERVRAGFRARAAAEPQRFRVIDAAQSPADVGAAVDTAIAAYLRTLTDSDLA; encoded by the coding sequence ATGAGCGAAGCCCTGCTGTCGCAGCCGCGCCTGATCACCCTGGAGGGCGGCGAAGGTGCGGGCAAGACCAGCGCCATCGCCGCCATCCGCGACCGGCTGCTGGCCGCCGGCCACGAGGTGGTACTGACCCGCGAGCCCGGTGGCACGCCGCTGGCCGAGCGCATCCGCGAGCTGCTGCTCGGCGCACAGGACGAGCCGCTCGCCGCCGAAAGCGAGCTGCTGCTGATGTTCGCCTCGCGCGCACAGCATGTGCGCGAAGTGGTGCGCCCGGCACTGCGGCGCGGTGCGTTCGTCATCAGCGACCGTTTCACCGATTCCAGTTATGCCTACCAGGGCGCCGGCCGCGGACTGGATCCCGAGTGGATCGCCGCGCTGGAGCGCCGCGCGGTCGGCCTGAAACCCGGATTGACGCTGCTGCTCGATCTCGACGTGCGCGAAGGGCGTGCGCGTACCGCCGGCCGCGACCTGTGGCCGGACCGCATCGAGAGCGAACAAGATGATTTCTTCGAGCGCGTGCGTGCCGGCTTCCGTGCGCGCGCCGCCGCCGAACCGCAGCGCTTCCGCGTGATCGATGCCGCGCAGTCGCCCGCGGACGTGGGCGCCGCGGTCGACACGGCGATCGCTGCCTACCTGCGCACGTTGACCGACAGCGACCTGGCATGA
- a CDS encoding DNA polymerase III subunit delta', which produces MSTVFSPWQQRAYDHAVAALESGRLGHGLLVCGPAGLGKRAVLDRLARRVLAQHRDANGEPTPDDRSTRLIDAGTHPDLQVISFVATKDGSKLRTEIVIDQIREVSQKLALTPQYGGAQVALIDPADAINRSACNALLKTLEEPAPNRYLWLVSAQPARLPATIRSRCQRIEFRLPPRDEALAWLQAQGHAAADASRALDAARGHPGLADDWLRNDGLALREAVARDLQRLEKGEIGVVETAQRWANDELADARLRHAADLALAQAGTVGLTDPARLNKLATWFDAANRTRDLLRTTVRGDLAMVELLLAWAGSDRGRAVGARR; this is translated from the coding sequence ATGAGCACCGTGTTCTCGCCCTGGCAGCAGCGCGCCTACGACCACGCTGTCGCAGCGCTGGAATCGGGCCGTCTGGGCCATGGCTTGCTGGTCTGCGGTCCCGCCGGCCTCGGCAAGCGTGCCGTGCTGGATCGCCTGGCCCGACGCGTATTGGCCCAGCACCGCGATGCGAACGGCGAACCGACACCCGATGACCGCAGCACGCGGCTGATCGATGCAGGCACGCATCCGGACCTGCAGGTCATCTCGTTCGTCGCCACTAAGGACGGCAGCAAGCTGCGCACCGAGATCGTCATCGACCAGATCCGCGAGGTCTCGCAGAAGCTCGCCCTGACGCCGCAATACGGCGGTGCGCAGGTCGCCTTGATCGACCCGGCCGATGCCATCAACCGCTCGGCCTGCAACGCCTTGCTGAAGACGCTGGAAGAACCCGCGCCCAACCGCTACCTGTGGCTGGTCAGCGCGCAGCCCGCGCGCCTGCCGGCCACCATCCGCAGCCGCTGTCAGCGCATCGAGTTCCGCCTGCCGCCACGCGACGAAGCACTCGCCTGGCTGCAGGCACAGGGCCATGCCGCTGCCGACGCGTCGCGTGCCCTGGACGCCGCGCGCGGCCATCCCGGTCTGGCCGACGACTGGCTGCGCAACGACGGACTGGCACTGCGCGAAGCCGTGGCACGTGATTTGCAGCGGCTGGAAAAGGGCGAGATCGGCGTGGTGGAAACCGCGCAGCGCTGGGCCAACGACGAACTGGCCGATGCGCGCCTGCGCCATGCGGCAGACCTCGCGCTGGCGCAGGCCGGCACCGTTGGCTTGACCGATCCAGCCCGATTGAACAAGCTGGCCACCTGGTTCGACGCCGCCAACCGCACCCGCGACTTGTTGCGGACCACGGTACGCGGCGACCTGGCCATGGTGGAACTGCTGCTGGCCTGGGCCGGCAGCGATCGCGGACGCGCTGTCGGGGCGCGCCGATGA
- a CDS encoding PilZ domain-containing protein: MNAAGGRQGILSLAVKDKAALYNAYMPFVKGGGIFVPTPKRYFLGDEVFLLLTLPESSDRLPVAGKVVWVTPVGAQGNRAAGIGVQFADNGEGEAIKNRIETMLAGSLGGEKPTHTM, translated from the coding sequence ATGAATGCAGCAGGTGGACGGCAGGGCATCCTGTCGCTGGCAGTGAAGGACAAGGCCGCGCTGTACAACGCCTACATGCCGTTCGTGAAAGGCGGCGGCATCTTCGTGCCCACGCCGAAGCGCTACTTCCTGGGCGATGAAGTGTTCCTGCTGCTCACCCTGCCCGAATCCAGCGACCGCCTGCCGGTGGCCGGCAAGGTGGTCTGGGTGACGCCGGTCGGCGCACAGGGCAACCGCGCGGCCGGCATCGGCGTGCAGTTCGCCGACAATGGCGAAGGCGAAGCCATCAAGAACCGCATCGAGACCATGCTGGCCGGCAGCCTCGGCGGCGAGAAGCCCACGCATACGATGTGA
- a CDS encoding DNA topoisomerase IB: MAGLHYTSDAMPGLRRRRRGRGFAYVDARGRTIRDAATLARIRQLAIPPAYTDVWICADARGHLQATGRDARGRKQYRYHTAWQAERGARKYDRLIAFAEALPRLRRQVRADLGLPGFPRPKVVALVVALLGHTLLRVGNASYQKENGSYGLTTLRNVHARFVAGSEVRFAFRGKGGKALESRVSDARLVRLVRQCRQLPGQALFQYREDGTVHRITSGDVNAYLQQHLQGPYSAKDFRTFGATLLAFRTLAGVAPPADGEDMQRTQVKMAVLRAAADLLGNTPRICEKNYVDPRVFAGWEAGELQRAAGHASGPRQWERAAIRYLRHSRT; encoded by the coding sequence TTGGCCGGCCTGCACTACACCTCCGATGCGATGCCCGGCTTGCGCCGTCGGCGTCGCGGACGCGGCTTCGCCTATGTCGATGCGCGCGGCCGGACGATCCGTGACGCCGCTACCCTTGCCCGCATCCGCCAGCTCGCCATTCCACCCGCCTACACCGACGTGTGGATCTGCGCCGATGCGCGCGGCCATCTGCAGGCCACCGGCCGTGACGCACGCGGCCGCAAGCAGTACCGCTACCACACCGCGTGGCAGGCCGAGCGCGGCGCCCGCAAGTACGACCGCCTGATCGCCTTCGCCGAAGCCCTGCCCCGCCTGCGCCGGCAGGTGCGCGCCGACCTCGGCCTGCCCGGTTTCCCCCGCCCCAAGGTGGTGGCGCTGGTCGTGGCCCTGCTCGGCCACACACTGCTCCGCGTCGGCAATGCGAGTTACCAGAAGGAAAACGGCTCGTATGGCCTGACCACGCTGCGCAATGTGCATGCGCGCTTCGTGGCCGGCAGCGAGGTGCGCTTCGCCTTCCGCGGCAAGGGCGGCAAGGCGCTCGAATCCCGCGTGTCCGACGCGCGCCTGGTGCGGCTGGTGCGCCAGTGCCGGCAACTGCCCGGGCAGGCGCTGTTCCAGTACCGCGAGGACGGGACCGTCCACCGCATCACCTCCGGCGACGTCAACGCGTACCTGCAGCAGCATCTGCAAGGCCCGTACAGCGCGAAGGACTTCCGCACCTTCGGGGCCACCCTGCTCGCCTTCCGCACGCTGGCCGGCGTGGCGCCTCCCGCCGACGGCGAGGACATGCAACGCACGCAGGTAAAAATGGCGGTGCTGCGCGCTGCCGCCGACCTGCTGGGCAACACCCCGCGCATCTGCGAGAAGAACTACGTGGACCCGCGCGTCTTCGCAGGCTGGGAAGCCGGTGAACTCCAGCGCGCCGCCGGCCATGCGAGCGGCCCCCGGCAATGGGAGCGCGCAGCGATCCGCTACCTGCGACACTCACGGACCTGA